A stretch of the Polluticoccus soli genome encodes the following:
- a CDS encoding alpha-ketoacid dehydrogenase subunit alpha/beta, with amino-acid sequence MRLLYSEQNMLSKDLLLKAYRLMMTARAMADTYDANRQVCKYVHSTSRGHEAIQLATGFLLQPCDYVSPYYRDESIMLGMGYRPYELMLQLLAKGDDPFTGGRAYYNHPNIRRDNFPKIIHQSSATGMQVVPTTGVAQGIQYIEDQKLINYPTPPVVVCSLGDGSVTEGEVSEAFQFAVLHQLPVIYLVQDNDWGISVSSDEARTMDAYEYAAGFKGLERVRVNGSDFADSYKTMEYTINWVRKERKPILVHAKVPLLGHHTSGVRKEWYRTNEDLDKHYLDDPGPKLRKLLLSKGISESQLDEIEEQEKAFVQSEFEAAVAAKDPDPSTVSDHVFAPNPVTEERGTRTPQGRDKVVMVDAALHAVEEILQDYPEALFYGQDVGRRLGGVFREAATLADKFGDSRVFNTAIQEAYIIGSTVGMSAVGLKPIVEVQFADYIYPGINQLVTEISKSCYLSCGKFPVSCIVRVPIGAYGGGGPYHSGSVESTLATIKGIKIAYPSNAADIKGLMKAAFLDPNPVIMLEHKGLYWSKVPGTDDAKMVEPDRDYVLPFGKGAVALEANQEAIDNGESICIITYGMGVYWAKNAAKQYPGQVEVIDVRTIFPLDEELIYSTVKKHGKVIVLTEEQLRNSFCEALAGRIAQNCFQQLDAPVQTIGALDLPAVPMNMGLEAEMLPNADKVAQKIGWLLNY; translated from the coding sequence TTGCGCCTGCTTTACAGCGAACAAAACATGCTATCAAAAGATCTCTTGTTGAAGGCTTACAGGCTGATGATGACAGCCAGAGCCATGGCCGATACTTACGACGCTAACCGCCAGGTGTGCAAATACGTGCATAGTACATCACGTGGGCACGAGGCTATCCAACTGGCTACCGGCTTTCTGTTGCAGCCTTGTGATTATGTAAGCCCGTATTATCGCGATGAGAGTATCATGCTTGGTATGGGCTATCGTCCATACGAGCTGATGTTGCAATTGCTGGCCAAAGGTGACGATCCCTTCACTGGTGGACGTGCTTACTATAATCACCCAAACATCCGGCGTGACAACTTTCCTAAGATCATACACCAGAGCAGTGCTACGGGTATGCAGGTTGTACCTACAACCGGCGTTGCTCAAGGTATTCAATACATAGAAGACCAGAAGCTTATTAACTATCCCACTCCACCGGTAGTTGTTTGCTCATTGGGGGATGGCAGCGTTACTGAAGGCGAGGTTAGCGAGGCCTTCCAGTTTGCGGTGCTACACCAACTACCTGTCATCTACCTGGTGCAGGATAATGACTGGGGCATCTCTGTGAGCAGTGATGAAGCTCGTACCATGGATGCATACGAGTATGCAGCTGGCTTTAAGGGCCTGGAGCGTGTACGTGTGAATGGCAGCGACTTTGCTGACTCGTACAAGACCATGGAGTACACCATAAATTGGGTGCGTAAAGAGCGCAAGCCTATACTGGTGCATGCCAAGGTCCCTCTGTTAGGACACCATACCTCTGGTGTGCGCAAAGAGTGGTACCGTACCAACGAAGACCTTGATAAACACTACCTCGATGATCCGGGACCAAAGCTGCGCAAGCTGTTACTGTCTAAGGGCATTTCAGAGTCTCAGCTCGACGAAATAGAAGAACAGGAGAAAGCTTTTGTTCAAAGCGAGTTTGAAGCTGCGGTAGCCGCCAAAGATCCCGATCCTTCTACTGTAAGCGACCACGTATTTGCTCCCAACCCTGTGACCGAAGAACGTGGCACCCGCACCCCGCAGGGCCGCGATAAAGTTGTTATGGTGGATGCTGCATTGCACGCCGTTGAAGAGATACTACAGGACTATCCCGAAGCTCTCTTCTATGGACAAGATGTAGGCCGCAGGCTTGGCGGTGTATTCCGCGAGGCGGCGACGCTGGCTGACAAGTTCGGCGACAGCCGCGTGTTCAATACTGCTATACAGGAAGCCTATATCATCGGTTCAACCGTAGGGATGAGCGCGGTGGGTCTTAAACCAATAGTTGAAGTTCAGTTTGCCGATTATATATACCCCGGTATCAACCAGCTGGTAACAGAGATCAGCAAGAGCTGCTATCTGAGCTGCGGCAAATTCCCGGTATCCTGCATCGTGCGCGTACCGATTGGTGCCTACGGTGGCGGCGGACCTTACCATAGCGGTAGCGTTGAGAGTACCCTAGCTACTATCAAAGGTATCAAGATAGCTTACCCCAGCAATGCAGCTGATATCAAAGGCCTGATGAAGGCTGCTTTCCTCGATCCAAACCCTGTGATCATGCTGGAGCACAAAGGCCTGTATTGGAGCAAGGTGCCAGGTACTGACGATGCCAAGATGGTGGAACCAGACCGCGACTACGTGTTGCCGTTTGGTAAAGGAGCTGTGGCTTTAGAAGCCAACCAGGAGGCTATCGATAACGGCGAGTCGATATGTATCATCACCTATGGTATGGGCGTATACTGGGCCAAAAATGCCGCTAAGCAATACCCTGGACAGGTAGAGGTGATCGACGTACGCACCATTTTTCCACTAGACGAAGAACTTATTTACAGCACTGTTAAGAAGCACGGTAAGGTTATAGTACTGACCGAAGAGCAGCTGCGCAATTCATTCTGTGAAGCGCTTGCCGGTCGTATTGCTCAAAACTGCTTCCAGCAACTGGATGCACCTGTGCAGACCATTGGTGCACTTGACCTGCCTGCTGTGCCTATGAATATGGGTCTGGAAGCAGAGATGCTGCCCAATGCCGATAAAGTTGCTCAAAAGATAGGTTGGCTGCTGAATTACTAA
- a CDS encoding VIT1/CCC1 transporter family protein has translation MIKPPEQKAVTEPVIDILVGISDGLVVPFALATAVSRITINTMTVIGWTLAAIVVGSVSMALGSYFAAKEDDHDLTHEQHLMENLELEPEVVSAISEETKQGQQQWEELAAQYGLSPSFDAAKARNSAFNIGLAYAFGGLIPLIPFFFTASVQQGFKLSVISTAICLLVFGFLKGRYTSQNAINTAFIHILRGATAAVAAYVVAGLFT, from the coding sequence ATGATCAAACCGCCTGAACAAAAAGCGGTTACCGAACCTGTAATTGATATTCTAGTTGGTATCTCCGACGGACTGGTAGTTCCATTTGCGTTGGCCACCGCCGTCAGCCGAATTACAATAAACACTATGACTGTGATCGGCTGGACGCTGGCTGCAATTGTAGTCGGCTCAGTGTCAATGGCACTAGGTAGCTATTTTGCTGCTAAAGAAGACGATCATGACCTAACGCACGAACAGCATTTGATGGAAAACCTCGAGTTGGAACCTGAAGTGGTCAGTGCGATATCGGAAGAAACGAAACAGGGCCAGCAGCAATGGGAAGAGTTGGCTGCGCAATATGGTTTATCACCTTCTTTTGATGCTGCTAAAGCCAGGAACAGTGCTTTCAATATTGGCCTTGCTTACGCGTTTGGAGGATTGATACCATTGATCCCATTTTTTTTTACAGCTTCAGTTCAGCAAGGTTTCAAGCTATCGGTGATCTCAACAGCTATTTGTCTACTGGTTTTCGGATTTTTGAAAGGACGTTACACGAGCCAAAATGCGATAAACACCGCATTCATCCATATTCTAAGAGGAGCTACTGCGGCGGTAGCCGCGTACGTTGTTGCGGGGTTATTTACTTAG
- a CDS encoding acyltransferase produces MAIPDVIRRNLGLRKEMSVGFYLTDFLFRKILRQNSGVTWPIHHTSIIHCPERITRGKNVFPGDSPGVYINANNGIRIGDYTNIGPNVGLVSSNHDFVNNEAYTPADGIDIGAYCWIGMGAVVLPSVKLGDFTIVGAGAVVTKSFTEGYCVIAGNPARIIKQLNKTECEAFAAGRK; encoded by the coding sequence ATGGCAATACCTGACGTCATAAGAAGGAATTTAGGCCTGCGAAAGGAAATGAGTGTGGGTTTTTACCTCACTGATTTCCTTTTCAGGAAAATCTTACGCCAAAATTCCGGTGTTACCTGGCCCATTCATCATACCAGTATTATTCATTGTCCGGAGCGGATCACCAGGGGAAAAAATGTATTTCCGGGCGACTCCCCCGGTGTATACATCAACGCCAACAACGGTATCCGCATTGGCGACTACACTAACATAGGTCCTAACGTTGGGCTGGTGTCTTCCAATCACGATTTTGTGAACAACGAAGCATACACACCCGCTGATGGCATCGATATTGGTGCCTACTGTTGGATCGGAATGGGTGCGGTCGTGTTGCCGTCCGTAAAACTGGGCGATTTCACCATTGTGGGTGCGGGCGCTGTGGTTACCAAGAGTTTTACTGAAGGATATTGCGTGATAGCAGGCAACCCTGCGCGGATCATCAAACAACTAAACAAAACCGAATGTGAAGCTTTTGCAGCAGGAAGGAAATAA
- a CDS encoding ion channel — protein sequence MMQPKRSRFKSIENTGFSTSNNTEGGRLTNKDGSINLHKTGIPFWRRTSLYHLLLRMKRWKFFLSVFLFYTVMNILFASVYLIIGIENLKGIHDDKNLLNNFQQAFFFSSQTLTTVGYGHISPVSLGANIVASLESFIGILSFALVTGLLYGRFTRPKAYIMFSRNLLVAPHKGQRAIMVRLATYKDNHLTDVEAQVTLSMYTGVDDKKVRQFFGLPLEIKKINSLALSWTLVHLIDEESPLYGVSYEDMRDADLEFLYHIKGFDDHFSNTVQQRTSYVFSEIAYGAKFTPAFHRSGDSTTTILELDRLSEYKDVELPDVEKSAINP from the coding sequence ATGATGCAGCCGAAGAGATCCAGATTTAAAAGCATCGAAAATACCGGCTTCAGTACCAGTAACAATACTGAAGGAGGTCGCCTGACCAACAAAGACGGCTCGATCAATCTACATAAGACAGGTATACCTTTTTGGCGAAGGACCAGCCTATACCATTTGCTTTTGCGCATGAAACGGTGGAAGTTCTTCCTATCTGTGTTTCTGTTTTATACAGTAATGAATATACTGTTTGCGAGTGTCTATCTGATTATTGGCATTGAAAATCTGAAAGGCATACACGATGACAAAAATCTGCTTAATAACTTTCAACAGGCGTTCTTTTTCAGCTCGCAGACATTAACCACTGTTGGCTATGGGCACATTAGCCCAGTGAGTTTAGGCGCAAACATAGTTGCATCCCTGGAATCGTTTATTGGCATCCTTTCTTTCGCCCTCGTTACCGGTTTGTTGTACGGACGTTTTACCCGGCCAAAGGCATATATCATGTTCAGCAGGAATCTGCTTGTGGCACCGCATAAAGGACAACGTGCTATTATGGTGCGGCTAGCTACGTACAAAGACAATCACCTAACAGATGTCGAGGCACAAGTGACATTGTCGATGTACACAGGTGTTGACGATAAAAAAGTGCGCCAGTTTTTTGGTTTGCCACTCGAAATAAAAAAGATCAACTCATTGGCGCTAAGCTGGACCTTAGTGCACCTTATAGATGAAGAAAGTCCCTTATACGGTGTAAGCTATGAAGACATGCGCGACGCCGACCTCGAATTTCTTTATCACATAAAAGGATTTGACGATCATTTTTCTAATACTGTGCAGCAGCGCACGTCGTACGTCTTCTCAGAGATCGCATATGGTGCAAAATTCACACCTGCATTTCATCGTTCTGGAGACAGCACAACCACGATACTTGAACTCGATAGGTTGAGTGAATACAAAGATGTGGAGCTGCCAGACGTGGAAAAATCAGCCATTAACCCGTAA
- a CDS encoding YfhO family protein, whose translation MQSFDYKKLLPHAAIIGLFLLISLFYSYPALKGGVLTASDNVSWKAMSQEARAWYEKTGENTLWSNSMFGGMPTYTYYIPKSNNLVGDIHNFITEVLPKPAYFFFLSMLGFYILMCTLRVNRWLGVIGAFAFTFATYNVEIIATGHETKMLAMAYMPMVLSGLLITYRGNYLAGGVLLGVSFALFNAAGHIQIEYYFGLITGIAVIAFFIQAIKQGQLKRFFIASAVSLAAFGLGIATGMAGMLPLQEYSKATMRGGQSELTFNHDKEKAKTGGGLDKDYAFQWSNGIGETFCILIPDLYGSSGSEPLEKAPKAGEILSSAGYNAVPLYWGPQPFLAGPVYFGAIVCFLFVLGLLVVRSYHKWWILAACILGIMMSWGKNLPGFNYFLFDNLPFYNKFRAPSTSLIIPQFLFPLLGIWGLVEIMNRKVSSEDLLKKLKIALGVTAGLCLLLGVGGSMFFDFTNATETKYPQQLVEALKEDRADLAMMSGLRSAVFILLAGGLIWAFIKDKVNATIFTVGIGLLMVVDLVPVANNYLNEDNYQDQADYEALFQPRPVDQQILQDKDPYYRVLDLSRNVYNDAMQSYFHKAIGGYSPAKMEVYQDLIDVHMSNPFNTEVLNMLNTKYIIYNASENNPVAQVNNTANGNAWFVDSIQWAKTADEEILSMKAQGLGDTTIVPNPWNSKRVAIVRESHRSEIGNYVFGKDSAARIALTKYGLNDLEYQSNNSKDGLAVFSDIYYDKGWEAYVDGKQVPITRVDYLLRAVKVPAGNHKIEFHFRPKSFETGNTIALISSLLLLGLGVFVLVQIFRGKKPNLPVEEQ comes from the coding sequence ATGCAGTCTTTTGATTATAAAAAACTACTACCGCATGCCGCTATCATTGGCTTGTTTCTTTTGATCTCTCTGTTCTACTCATATCCCGCACTGAAGGGTGGAGTGTTGACTGCCAGCGATAACGTGTCGTGGAAGGCTATGTCACAGGAAGCCCGTGCCTGGTATGAGAAAACAGGTGAGAATACGCTTTGGAGCAATAGCATGTTTGGAGGCATGCCTACCTATACCTATTACATACCCAAATCAAATAATCTGGTGGGTGACATTCATAACTTCATTACCGAAGTATTGCCAAAGCCTGCATATTTTTTCTTCCTGTCCATGCTTGGATTCTATATCCTGATGTGTACCCTGCGTGTAAATCGCTGGCTGGGGGTCATTGGGGCATTTGCATTCACTTTTGCTACTTATAATGTTGAGATCATTGCCACCGGTCATGAAACCAAAATGCTGGCCATGGCCTATATGCCTATGGTACTAAGCGGATTGCTGATAACGTATCGTGGCAATTACCTCGCAGGAGGCGTGTTGCTCGGAGTGTCGTTTGCGCTCTTCAATGCTGCAGGTCATATTCAAATAGAATATTACTTCGGACTCATTACGGGGATTGCAGTTATTGCCTTTTTCATCCAGGCTATTAAGCAGGGACAGCTCAAACGTTTCTTTATCGCGTCCGCTGTTTCTTTGGCTGCTTTTGGTCTTGGTATCGCCACTGGTATGGCAGGCATGCTTCCATTGCAGGAGTATTCTAAAGCCACCATGAGGGGTGGACAAAGTGAGCTTACATTCAACCACGACAAGGAAAAAGCGAAAACCGGTGGTGGACTTGACAAAGATTATGCGTTCCAATGGAGCAACGGCATTGGTGAAACATTCTGCATATTGATACCCGACCTGTATGGTTCATCGGGCAGCGAGCCCCTGGAAAAAGCACCGAAAGCAGGTGAGATCCTTTCCAGCGCGGGATACAACGCGGTACCGCTTTACTGGGGGCCACAACCTTTCCTTGCCGGCCCCGTTTATTTTGGTGCTATCGTTTGCTTCCTTTTCGTATTAGGATTGCTGGTAGTACGTAGCTACCATAAATGGTGGATACTCGCCGCCTGTATCTTAGGTATCATGATGTCGTGGGGTAAAAACCTTCCCGGCTTCAACTATTTCCTTTTTGACAACCTTCCGTTCTATAATAAGTTCCGTGCGCCCTCAACCTCACTCATTATTCCGCAGTTCCTGTTCCCGCTGTTGGGCATCTGGGGGCTTGTAGAGATTATGAACCGTAAAGTAAGCAGCGAAGATCTATTGAAAAAACTGAAGATCGCTCTTGGTGTTACTGCTGGTCTCTGCTTATTGCTCGGCGTAGGTGGCAGCATGTTCTTCGATTTCACAAATGCCACAGAAACAAAATACCCGCAACAGTTGGTAGAAGCCCTGAAAGAAGATCGTGCGGATCTGGCGATGATGTCGGGCTTAAGAAGCGCTGTTTTTATCCTGCTAGCAGGAGGCCTCATTTGGGCATTTATAAAAGACAAGGTTAACGCTACAATTTTTACGGTTGGTATAGGTTTGCTGATGGTTGTCGACCTCGTTCCGGTAGCCAACAATTACCTGAATGAAGATAACTACCAGGACCAGGCAGACTACGAAGCCCTCTTTCAGCCACGCCCTGTCGATCAGCAGATATTACAGGATAAAGATCCATACTACAGGGTGCTTGACCTGTCGCGCAACGTTTATAATGATGCCATGCAGTCTTACTTCCACAAAGCAATTGGTGGTTACTCGCCTGCCAAAATGGAAGTATACCAGGACCTGATAGATGTGCATATGAGCAATCCGTTCAACACAGAAGTATTGAACATGCTCAACACCAAATACATTATCTATAATGCAAGTGAGAATAATCCTGTTGCACAGGTGAATAACACCGCAAATGGTAACGCGTGGTTTGTTGATAGCATTCAATGGGCTAAAACCGCAGACGAGGAGATATTATCAATGAAAGCGCAGGGGCTTGGTGACACCACGATCGTACCAAACCCATGGAATTCAAAACGCGTAGCTATTGTAAGAGAAAGCCACAGGTCAGAGATCGGCAATTATGTATTTGGAAAAGACAGTGCTGCCAGGATCGCACTCACCAAATATGGACTTAACGATCTCGAATATCAATCAAACAATAGCAAAGATGGCCTTGCCGTATTCTCGGATATATACTATGACAAAGGATGGGAAGCATACGTGGATGGGAAGCAAGTGCCGATAACTCGCGTTGACTATCTGTTGCGTGCAGTCAAAGTACCTGCCGGTAATCACAAGATCGAGTTCCACTTCCGTCCTAAAAGCTTTGAAACTGGTAACACAATAGCATTGATAAGCAGCTTACTGTTATTAGGTCTGGGTGTATTCGTACTGGTACAAATATTCAGGGGAAAGAAACCCAATCTCCCTGTTGAAGAACAATAA
- the rocD gene encoding ornithine--oxo-acid transaminase has protein sequence MIGTSHISALTQKYLDQEERFGAHNYHPLPVVLNRASGVFVWDVDDKKYYDFLSAYSAVNHGHCHPKIIAAFIEQAQKLTLTSRAFHNDVMAEYTEYITSYFGYDKVLPMNTGVEAVETALKLARKWAYEVKGVEENKAKILVCAQNFHGRTLNVVSFSTDPSAKNNFGPFTPGYEVVEYNNIAALQAALQDKNVAAFLAEPIQGEAGVVVPDEGYLSTAAAMCREANVLFIADEIQTGLARTGKMLACDHENVRPDILILGKALSGGTMPVSAVLADDEIMLTIRPGEHGSTYGGNPLACKVAITALQVLKDEKLAENAAIQGEYLRSKLKALNNPHVSIIRGKGLLNAIVIDHVNKDAAWDLCLHLKDNGLLAKPTHGDKIRFAPPLVITREEMDDCISIISKSLQAIS, from the coding sequence ATGATAGGCACTTCTCACATATCGGCACTTACCCAAAAATACCTGGACCAGGAAGAACGTTTCGGAGCACACAACTACCACCCCTTACCCGTTGTATTGAATCGTGCGTCAGGCGTTTTTGTTTGGGATGTTGACGATAAGAAGTACTATGATTTCCTGTCGGCCTATTCTGCAGTGAACCATGGTCATTGCCACCCAAAGATCATCGCAGCTTTTATCGAACAGGCACAAAAGCTGACGCTTACATCACGCGCCTTCCATAACGATGTGATGGCTGAATACACCGAGTATATCACCAGCTATTTTGGTTATGACAAAGTACTGCCTATGAACACCGGCGTAGAGGCAGTGGAAACCGCTTTGAAACTTGCTCGCAAATGGGCTTACGAAGTGAAAGGGGTGGAGGAGAACAAAGCGAAGATCCTGGTTTGTGCACAGAACTTCCATGGTCGTACACTCAACGTAGTCTCGTTCAGCACAGACCCATCTGCCAAAAACAACTTTGGGCCGTTTACTCCTGGTTACGAAGTAGTAGAATACAATAATATTGCTGCACTTCAAGCAGCACTTCAGGATAAGAATGTTGCTGCCTTTCTTGCAGAACCAATTCAGGGCGAGGCTGGGGTAGTAGTGCCCGACGAAGGTTACCTCAGCACGGCAGCTGCCATGTGTCGCGAAGCCAATGTACTGTTTATTGCAGATGAGATACAAACCGGTCTTGCACGCACAGGTAAAATGCTTGCTTGTGATCATGAGAATGTACGTCCTGACATACTGATATTAGGCAAAGCACTTTCTGGTGGTACTATGCCAGTATCTGCAGTACTGGCCGATGATGAGATCATGCTCACGATCAGGCCGGGAGAACACGGTTCCACTTATGGCGGTAATCCTCTGGCTTGTAAAGTAGCTATCACTGCATTGCAGGTTTTGAAGGATGAGAAGCTGGCGGAGAATGCTGCGATACAAGGCGAATACCTGCGCTCAAAACTAAAAGCGCTCAACAATCCTCATGTCTCCATCATCCGTGGCAAGGGGTTACTCAATGCTATTGTAATCGATCACGTTAACAAAGATGCGGCATGGGATCTGTGCCTCCATTTGAAAGACAACGGCCTGCTTGCTAAACCTACACACGGCGATAAGATACGCTTCGCACCTCCACTGGTGATTACCCGTGAAGAGATGGATGACTGTATCAGTATTATTTCTAAAAGCCTGCAAGCTATTTCATGA
- a CDS encoding lipopolysaccharide biosynthesis protein produces MKLLQQEGNNSFVTNSLFIFLVRFFPSLANLLIVIAFSRYLDRAEYGIYQEFWVRLQVLSTVACVGLQAFLVTYQPVLVAAMIRSLSVKSIFKLIGWICFCAAVLAAMQADNFNWTMAFAFLVIYSLSIILESVLISFRQYGILVFSNLIYTVLFCIAHWLVLSERWSIEKLFSILLILVAAKLLATYIAFKKALAGMPALSNSYDLRSAKTLWAHLGVYDISQILFRWIDKFIITLIFTDELSAIYYNGSLEIPFLPLLLGAVGSAALMQLSGLGDHDKSVENAISVVNRSGKVLSSIVFPLFFFFLVFRKELFLVLLSDKYLQSVPIFAMAILAMPLKTYSFTTILQNRHRGDIINKGAVFDLVLALVLMYPLYIAMGLPGVALSFVISTYLQAGYYLYHSGRELRVSPVKLIPAVSWSIKLIVFASSFIALYYLFAANYSPEIVLVLGSSFLVFVSVVSLYIELIVEKRKHDAAEEIQI; encoded by the coding sequence GTGAAGCTTTTGCAGCAGGAAGGAAATAACTCTTTTGTTACCAACTCGCTTTTTATTTTCCTGGTAAGGTTCTTTCCTTCGCTGGCCAATCTTCTCATTGTTATTGCTTTCTCCCGTTATCTTGACCGCGCTGAGTACGGCATCTATCAAGAGTTTTGGGTTCGTTTGCAGGTATTAAGCACTGTGGCCTGTGTCGGCCTGCAGGCTTTCCTGGTAACCTATCAACCAGTGTTGGTAGCAGCCATGATCCGAAGCCTTTCGGTCAAATCAATATTTAAACTAATTGGCTGGATCTGTTTTTGCGCAGCTGTACTCGCCGCCATGCAGGCCGACAACTTCAACTGGACAATGGCCTTCGCCTTCCTGGTGATCTATTCATTATCTATTATTCTCGAGTCTGTACTCATCAGCTTCCGACAGTATGGCATACTTGTATTTTCAAACCTTATTTACACCGTACTCTTCTGCATCGCGCACTGGCTGGTGTTGAGCGAAAGGTGGAGCATTGAAAAGCTGTTCAGTATATTGTTGATATTGGTAGCCGCTAAACTATTGGCGACATACATCGCCTTTAAAAAGGCATTGGCGGGAATGCCTGCACTTAGCAACTCCTACGATCTCCGAAGTGCAAAAACGCTCTGGGCCCATCTCGGCGTTTATGACATTTCCCAGATACTCTTCCGATGGATCGATAAGTTCATTATCACGCTTATTTTCACAGATGAGCTGTCCGCGATCTACTATAATGGCTCGCTGGAAATACCTTTTCTACCGCTACTATTAGGAGCTGTAGGTAGTGCTGCACTCATGCAGCTTTCAGGATTAGGTGATCACGATAAAAGCGTGGAGAATGCAATTTCAGTGGTTAACCGTTCCGGTAAAGTCCTGTCATCGATTGTATTTCCCTTGTTCTTTTTCTTCCTTGTGTTTCGCAAAGAACTGTTCTTGGTATTGCTCAGTGATAAATACCTGCAATCCGTCCCCATTTTTGCCATGGCGATACTGGCTATGCCTCTAAAAACTTATAGCTTTACTACTATTCTTCAAAACCGTCACAGGGGCGATATAATCAATAAAGGCGCAGTATTTGATCTGGTTCTCGCACTGGTTTTGATGTACCCATTATACATTGCTATGGGCTTGCCCGGGGTAGCACTTAGCTTTGTCATTAGCACCTACCTGCAAGCGGGATATTATCTTTATCATTCGGGGCGGGAATTGAGAGTTTCACCTGTTAAGCTGATCCCGGCAGTTAGCTGGAGCATAAAACTTATAGTTTTTGCTTCTTCCTTTATTGCGCTCTATTATCTCTTCGCGGCAAACTATTCACCCGAAATTGTGCTAGTTTTAGGAAGCTCATTTTTGGTGTTTGTGAGTGTGGTGTCTTTGTACATTGAGCTAATAGTAGAAAAAAGAAAGCATGATGCAGCCGAAGAGATCCAGATTTAA
- a CDS encoding S41 family peptidase has product MRKLIYLLLVTVTLTSCEKLMMPKNANKKPTAVFEELWHAIDDGYSLLNYKKIRWDSVYTEFKPLVYDSMTDRQLFDTCAKMLARLDDPQVVLDAGFTQTHRDDRYKYPSNFNRALLDRTYLANHEKTGPLIHTIIDSIGYVYYGSFDEDVTEADIDGVINRFRESQITKGTVIDIRGNKGGKLENVFTLLSKIDIPDELLNTTTLIYQVAYKNGPKHDQFTKLTDTWLKESMGDRFYGKVIVLTNRDNAGNAVLFSSGARAIASVKTMGDTTMGYGGPTAGYELPNGWRVHYPNSILLTSDGNSMLPGVAPTHPKQLDPVAESQGKDSILEAALKELKEE; this is encoded by the coding sequence ATGAGAAAGTTGATCTACCTGTTACTGGTTACTGTTACACTCACGTCGTGCGAGAAGCTGATGATGCCGAAGAACGCCAATAAAAAGCCTACCGCGGTATTTGAAGAACTATGGCATGCCATAGACGATGGCTATTCGTTGCTGAACTATAAAAAGATACGCTGGGATTCAGTGTATACTGAATTTAAACCGCTGGTGTACGATTCGATGACGGATCGCCAGTTGTTCGACACCTGTGCTAAAATGCTGGCCCGCCTCGACGATCCGCAGGTGGTGCTTGATGCAGGCTTTACACAAACACATCGCGACGACAGGTACAAATACCCAAGCAACTTCAATAGGGCATTGCTTGATCGTACTTACCTCGCCAACCACGAAAAGACGGGCCCACTCATTCACACCATCATCGACTCGATAGGATATGTCTACTATGGCAGTTTTGATGAAGACGTGACAGAAGCGGATATCGACGGCGTGATCAATCGCTTTAGAGAATCGCAGATCACCAAAGGCACGGTGATAGATATACGTGGCAATAAGGGCGGCAAACTGGAGAATGTATTTACGCTGTTATCCAAGATCGATATACCTGATGAACTACTGAACACCACGACATTGATCTACCAGGTAGCCTATAAGAACGGTCCCAAGCACGACCAGTTCACCAAACTGACCGATACCTGGCTGAAAGAAAGTATGGGCGACAGGTTTTACGGAAAAGTAATAGTACTCACCAATAGAGATAATGCCGGCAATGCCGTGCTATTTTCATCTGGCGCAAGGGCTATTGCAAGCGTAAAAACGATGGGCGATACCACCATGGGTTATGGCGGGCCTACCGCAGGCTATGAGTTGCCTAATGGCTGGAGGGTACACTATCCCAACTCCATACTGCTGACATCGGATGGCAACAGTATGCTGCCAGGGGTAGCACCTACACATCCAAAACAGTTAGATCCCGTAGCGGAATCACAAGGGAAAGACAGCATCCTGGAAGCTGCACTTAAGGAATTGAAAGAAGAGTAG